The Acinetobacter pittii genome contains a region encoding:
- the def gene encoding peptide deformylase gives MSVVLPVAKRGEDILKLTAAPVSVNELNSNWLYQLADAMHATMLERNGVGIAAPQVYISKRVIIVASRPNPRYPDAPEMEAVVMVNPEILEFSNEVCLGEEGCLSVPDERGQVERAEMVKVKYLTLQGEMVETVFHGFPARIVQHEVDHLNGILFVERIS, from the coding sequence ATGAGTGTAGTTTTACCTGTCGCGAAGCGTGGTGAAGATATTTTGAAACTGACTGCGGCCCCTGTTTCGGTAAATGAGTTAAACAGTAATTGGCTTTATCAGCTTGCTGACGCTATGCATGCAACAATGCTTGAGCGTAATGGAGTAGGGATTGCTGCACCGCAAGTTTATATCTCTAAACGCGTCATTATTGTGGCGTCTCGACCAAATCCACGCTATCCGGATGCACCTGAAATGGAAGCGGTGGTCATGGTGAATCCTGAAATTTTAGAGTTCTCAAACGAAGTGTGTTTAGGTGAAGAAGGCTGTTTAAGTGTGCCGGATGAGCGTGGACAAGTTGAACGTGCAGAAATGGTGAAGGTTAAATATTTAACACTACAGGGTGAAATGGTTGAGACAGTTTTTCATGGTTTTCCTGCTCGTATTGTTCAACATGAAGTCGATCATTTAAATGGGATCTTGTTTGTAGAAAGAATAAGCTAA
- a CDS encoding aldehyde dehydrogenase: MAKEIYIAGEWRLGRGAVIQSLFPADQSVNAELSTATLEDVNEAIEKADQAWREPSWRNSLPHERARILYKVADIIEARVDELAKLQTRDNGKPLTETRGLVMSAAATARYVAAACETLNDELTTQRAPDFMTMSVHEPVGIVAAITPWNSPIASEVQKLAPALAAGNAVVLKPAEATSLIALELAKIFEEAGLPKGLLSVLVGRGSIIGDAIAQHPLVRKISFTGGTTTGRHLAHIAADKLITTSLELGGKSPTIVLPDADVELAAKGVAYGIFSSAGQACIAGSRLFIHSSLYDQFLTRLVEITKGLRVGHPEQAGVHLGPLVNDKHLQSVDRYVQLAKSEGGQVLIGGEALTTGDYAKGSYYLPTIITGLNNSAKTCQEEIFGPVLVVMKYDNEQDLIAQANDSCFGLAAGIWTESYRKAWRIARALEVGTVWINTYKKFSISAPFGGFKDSGIGREKGRLGILSYMQQKSIYMGLNEQPNPWCD; the protein is encoded by the coding sequence ATGGCAAAGGAAATTTATATTGCAGGTGAATGGCGATTAGGCCGTGGTGCAGTCATTCAAAGCCTGTTTCCGGCAGATCAGTCGGTAAACGCTGAGCTTTCAACGGCAACACTTGAAGATGTAAATGAGGCAATTGAAAAAGCAGATCAGGCTTGGCGTGAACCGAGCTGGAGAAACAGCTTGCCGCATGAGCGCGCACGTATTCTCTATAAAGTTGCAGACATTATTGAAGCGCGTGTAGACGAATTAGCGAAACTACAAACCCGCGATAATGGGAAGCCTTTAACCGAAACTCGTGGTTTAGTGATGAGCGCTGCCGCGACTGCACGTTATGTTGCAGCAGCATGTGAAACGCTAAATGATGAGCTCACCACTCAACGTGCTCCAGACTTTATGACCATGAGTGTGCATGAACCTGTAGGCATTGTGGCAGCCATTACCCCTTGGAACTCTCCAATTGCGAGTGAGGTTCAAAAGCTTGCTCCAGCTTTGGCAGCAGGAAATGCCGTAGTGTTAAAACCAGCAGAAGCAACTTCACTCATTGCTTTAGAGCTTGCCAAAATTTTTGAAGAGGCTGGTTTACCAAAAGGCTTACTTAGTGTGTTAGTGGGGCGTGGTTCTATCATTGGTGACGCAATTGCTCAGCACCCATTGGTTCGTAAAATTTCTTTTACAGGTGGAACAACCACGGGTCGTCATTTAGCACATATTGCCGCTGACAAACTGATTACCACTTCACTTGAGTTAGGTGGTAAATCACCAACCATCGTTTTGCCAGATGCAGATGTCGAACTGGCTGCCAAAGGTGTCGCGTACGGTATTTTTAGCTCGGCAGGCCAAGCGTGTATCGCAGGTTCTCGCTTGTTTATTCATAGCAGTCTTTACGATCAGTTTTTAACGCGTTTGGTTGAAATTACCAAAGGCTTACGTGTGGGCCATCCAGAACAGGCTGGTGTGCATTTAGGACCACTGGTCAATGACAAACATTTGCAGTCCGTTGACCGCTATGTACAGCTTGCCAAAAGTGAAGGTGGTCAGGTTCTGATTGGTGGTGAGGCACTTACGACTGGTGACTATGCCAAAGGAAGCTATTACTTACCGACCATTATCACGGGCTTAAATAACAGTGCTAAAACTTGTCAGGAAGAAATTTTTGGCCCTGTTTTAGTCGTTATGAAATATGACAACGAGCAAGATTTAATTGCCCAAGCCAATGATAGTTGTTTTGGCCTTGCCGCAGGCATCTGGACTGAAAGCTATCGCAAAGCTTGGCGTATTGCACGTGCATTAGAAGTGGGAACGGTATGGATTAATACCTACAAAAAATTCTCGATTAGTGCGCCGTTTGGTGGCTTTAAAGACAGTGGGATTGGACGCGAAAAAGGCCGTTTGGGCATTTTATCGTACATGCAACAAAAGAGTATTTATATGGGGCTGAATGAACAGCCTAACCCTTGGTGCGATTAA
- a CDS encoding alpha/beta fold hydrolase: MMTLIEKLAEFPVKTVTVQGQQQAYREAGQGEYLVLLHGISSGSASWVNQLEVLSHHFHVIAWDAPGYGKSAELLTDQPNATDYAKRLAALFDVLKIEKAIVVGHSLGALQASAFAALYPERVKHLVVANLAQGYQRHDEQTQIQVFEKRPKMLKELGAKGMAQSRGPHLIYKQEPQALALVSEVMQQLTLQGFTHASYLLAYDEIRNYLTDLKVPCTVIAGQQDQITPALGIQELAQELQLEKRFVIEDAGHLSYVDQPQAFNQIMLTIQEQS; encoded by the coding sequence ATGATGACACTCATTGAAAAGTTAGCAGAATTTCCGGTGAAAACCGTCACTGTTCAAGGCCAGCAACAAGCCTATCGGGAAGCCGGTCAGGGCGAGTACCTTGTGCTGTTGCATGGCATTAGTTCAGGTTCTGCTTCATGGGTGAACCAACTTGAAGTGTTGTCTCATCATTTTCATGTCATTGCCTGGGACGCACCGGGCTATGGCAAATCAGCTGAACTTTTAACGGATCAGCCCAATGCTACCGACTACGCAAAGCGTTTGGCAGCGTTATTCGATGTTTTAAAAATTGAAAAAGCGATTGTGGTCGGACACTCATTAGGCGCCTTACAGGCGAGTGCATTTGCTGCACTTTATCCAGAGCGAGTGAAACACTTGGTTGTCGCTAACTTGGCGCAAGGCTACCAACGCCACGATGAACAAACACAAATTCAGGTTTTTGAAAAAAGACCAAAAATGTTGAAAGAACTCGGTGCTAAAGGAATGGCCCAAAGCCGTGGACCTCATTTGATTTATAAACAAGAGCCACAAGCCTTAGCCTTAGTTTCAGAGGTAATGCAGCAGTTGACCTTACAAGGTTTCACACATGCATCGTACTTACTTGCATATGACGAAATACGTAATTACTTAACCGATTTAAAAGTCCCATGCACAGTCATTGCAGGGCAGCAAGATCAAATCACTCCTGCGTTAGGTATACAAGAGCTTGCTCAGGAATTGCAGTTGGAAAAGCGCTTCGTCATAGAAGATGCAGGACATTTAAGTTATGTCGACCAACCGCAAGCATTTAACCAAATTATGTTGACGATTCAGGAACAATCGTAA
- the nadX gene encoding aspartate dehydrogenase — protein sequence MKKLMMIGFGAMAAEVYAHLPQDLQLKWIVVPSRSIEKVQSQVSSEIQVISDIEQCDGTPDYVIEVAGQAAVKEHAQKVLAKGWTIGLISVGTLADNEFLIQLKQTAEKNDAHLHLLAGAIAGIDGISAAKEGGLQKVTYKGCKSPKSWKGSYAEQLVDLDHVSEPTVFFTGTAREAATKFPANANVAATIALAGLGMDETMVELTVDPTINKNKHTIVAEGGFGQMTIELVGVPLPSNPKTSTLAALSVIRACRNSVEAIQI from the coding sequence ATGAAAAAGTTGATGATGATTGGTTTTGGCGCAATGGCAGCAGAAGTGTATGCCCACTTGCCTCAAGATCTGCAACTGAAATGGATTGTCGTGCCATCTCGCAGCATTGAAAAAGTGCAGTCACAAGTCTCTTCCGAGATTCAGGTGATTTCCGATATTGAGCAATGTGATGGTACGCCAGACTATGTCATTGAGGTAGCAGGTCAAGCAGCAGTGAAAGAGCATGCTCAAAAAGTTTTAGCGAAAGGCTGGACCATTGGTCTGATTTCGGTGGGTACTTTGGCTGATAACGAGTTTCTGATTCAGCTTAAGCAAACTGCTGAAAAAAATGATGCACATCTGCATTTACTTGCAGGGGCTATCGCAGGCATTGACGGTATTTCTGCTGCTAAAGAAGGTGGTTTGCAAAAGGTCACTTATAAAGGCTGTAAAAGTCCAAAAAGTTGGAAGGGCAGTTATGCAGAGCAATTAGTCGATTTAGACCATGTTTCAGAACCTACGGTCTTTTTCACAGGAACTGCGCGTGAAGCTGCGACCAAATTTCCAGCCAATGCCAACGTTGCAGCAACCATTGCGCTTGCAGGGCTTGGAATGGATGAAACCATGGTTGAGTTAACTGTTGATCCAACCATCAACAAAAACAAACACACGATTGTGGCAGAAGGTGGTTTTGGACAAATGACCATTGAACTGGTGGGTGTGCCGTTACCAAGTAACCCGAAAACATCAACTTTGGCTGCGCTTAGCGTGATTCGTGCTTGTCGCAACAGTGTAGAAGCAATACAGATTTAA
- a CDS encoding AraC family transcriptional regulator encodes MSDSLIQSDLSELVIGLSSEHSYREITPTHTHTRAQFLYASTGNIQVFTPNHVWIVPPMCALWIPAHVEHSVISLSHVKLNTALVEVNAAALMGQHCFIIRVSNLLHELLIRLNEIEREDTPNTATSQELSRSLQILIFEEIHRANLLPIQIPWPKDKRLLKICQELLHTPDSSKDLTDWADDIGASSRTLMRMFQKETGLSYRAWVQQMHIALALSKIANGESIAQISESLGYTNPSAFSAMFKRHLGKTPQQFRSAAMSL; translated from the coding sequence ATGTCCGATTCTCTTATTCAGTCTGATTTGTCTGAACTTGTGATTGGACTCTCTTCTGAACATTCTTACCGAGAAATTACGCCTACCCACACACATACACGTGCACAGTTTTTATATGCATCTACCGGAAACATTCAAGTTTTTACACCTAATCATGTGTGGATTGTACCGCCCATGTGCGCGTTATGGATTCCTGCTCATGTTGAACACAGTGTGATTTCACTGAGTCACGTTAAGTTAAATACAGCGTTAGTTGAAGTAAATGCAGCCGCTCTAATGGGACAACATTGCTTTATTATTCGAGTTAGTAACCTGTTACATGAACTTTTAATTCGTTTAAATGAAATTGAACGAGAAGACACTCCAAATACGGCAACGTCCCAAGAGCTTTCCCGTTCTTTACAAATTTTGATCTTTGAAGAAATACATCGGGCCAATTTGTTGCCTATTCAGATACCGTGGCCGAAAGACAAACGATTATTAAAAATTTGCCAAGAGTTATTACATACGCCTGACAGTTCAAAAGATTTAACAGATTGGGCTGATGATATTGGTGCGAGTTCTAGAACTTTAATGCGCATGTTCCAAAAAGAAACGGGGCTGTCTTATCGGGCATGGGTACAGCAAATGCATATTGCACTTGCCTTGAGTAAAATCGCGAATGGCGAATCTATTGCCCAAATTTCAGAGTCACTGGGATATACAAACCCCAGCGCGTTCAGTGCAATGTTTAAGCGACATCTAGGAAAAACACCTCAACAATTTAGAAGTGCCGCGATGTCGCTATAA
- a CDS encoding SDR family oxidoreductase, with protein sequence MSFQVEGKVAVVTGGSSGIGLAAVEILVAEGAKVAWCGRDEERLNASKRYILEKFPHANIFTKACNVLKKEEVQQFAKEVKLNLGNVDMLINNAGQGRVSNFENTQDEDWMKEIELKYFSVLHPVRAFLDDLKQSANASITNVNSLLALQPEPHMIATSSARAALLNLTHSLAHEFTQYGVRVNSILLGMVESAQWKRRYETRSDLNLSWEEWTGNIAKNRGIPMQRLGRPEEPARALVFLASPLASYTTGSAIDVSGGFNKHL encoded by the coding sequence ATGAGCTTCCAAGTTGAAGGAAAAGTTGCAGTTGTTACCGGTGGCTCATCTGGGATTGGGCTGGCTGCTGTTGAAATACTGGTTGCAGAGGGTGCAAAAGTTGCGTGGTGTGGTCGCGATGAAGAACGTTTAAATGCTTCTAAGCGCTATATTTTAGAAAAATTTCCACATGCCAATATTTTTACCAAAGCATGTAATGTGTTGAAAAAAGAAGAAGTTCAGCAATTTGCCAAAGAGGTCAAACTCAATTTGGGCAATGTGGACATGCTCATTAACAATGCTGGGCAAGGCCGTGTTTCAAATTTTGAAAACACACAAGATGAAGACTGGATGAAAGAAATCGAGCTGAAATATTTCAGTGTTTTACATCCGGTAAGAGCTTTTCTTGACGACTTAAAACAGTCGGCAAATGCCTCAATTACCAATGTGAACTCGTTACTGGCATTGCAACCGGAACCGCACATGATTGCGACTTCATCTGCACGCGCTGCACTGTTGAATTTAACCCATTCGTTGGCGCATGAGTTTACTCAATATGGCGTTCGTGTGAACTCGATTTTACTCGGAATGGTGGAATCTGCACAGTGGAAACGCCGTTATGAAACCCGTTCAGATTTAAATCTGTCATGGGAGGAGTGGACAGGCAATATCGCAAAAAACCGCGGTATTCCAATGCAGCGTTTAGGCCGTCCAGAAGAGCCTGCACGTGCTTTAGTTTTCTTGGCATCACCATTGGCATCTTACACCACAGGTTCGGCAATAGATGTCTCAGGTGGTTTTAATAAACATTTATAA
- the glsA gene encoding glutaminase has protein sequence MKTPLPEYLANVIEACDIDNSGHLADYIPELANANPDRLALAMSTVDGEIYSVGDDDVEFTIQSISKPFVYAYVLQQLGIDAVLAKVGVEPSGEAFNEISLGKDGRPKNPMINSGAITTHSLIQVKHGLHSAEILRRFMSELAGRELSFDESVYDSEVKTAYRNLSIGYMLRTVGILETDPVDIVNGYIRQCAILVTVKDLVRMGSVLANGGVDPKTGKRLLNRSVVRQVLSVMMSCGMYDAAGDWLSTVGIPAKSGVAGGILGVLPGQVSIAAFSPRLDEHGHSVRGIDILERLSRDMGLHLMEGTPSAQTIVQSHYRTGKDASLSVYVLRGVLKFTEAEMLLRILQDETTDQSTIVIDLTQISLIHDVGKRMFLEGVDRLIDDGHTLVLVDPEQRLDHARTAKDRELHVYHDFDDLLEKHEIRSKKKTYSDIAALLNC, from the coding sequence ATGAAAACCCCTCTCCCAGAATATTTGGCAAATGTTATTGAAGCCTGTGACATCGATAACAGCGGTCATCTCGCCGATTATATTCCTGAGTTGGCAAATGCAAACCCAGATCGATTAGCTTTAGCAATGTCTACAGTAGATGGTGAAATTTATTCGGTTGGCGATGATGATGTTGAATTCACCATACAATCGATTTCTAAACCATTCGTATATGCTTATGTTTTACAACAGCTTGGTATTGATGCAGTACTTGCGAAAGTAGGAGTGGAGCCTTCAGGGGAAGCCTTCAATGAAATTTCACTGGGTAAAGATGGTCGTCCAAAAAACCCGATGATCAACTCTGGCGCAATTACGACACATTCATTAATTCAGGTCAAACATGGTTTACATAGCGCAGAAATTCTACGCCGCTTTATGAGCGAGCTTGCGGGTCGCGAATTAAGTTTTGATGAGTCTGTCTATGATTCGGAAGTCAAAACTGCTTACCGTAATCTTTCGATCGGTTATATGTTACGGACTGTCGGAATTTTAGAAACCGATCCAGTCGATATTGTGAATGGGTACATTCGTCAATGTGCGATTTTGGTTACGGTTAAAGATCTGGTACGTATGGGCAGTGTACTTGCCAATGGTGGGGTTGACCCTAAAACTGGAAAACGCCTATTGAACCGATCTGTAGTTAGACAAGTCCTCAGTGTCATGATGAGCTGTGGTATGTATGATGCAGCAGGTGACTGGCTTTCAACAGTAGGCATTCCTGCTAAAAGTGGAGTAGCAGGTGGTATTTTGGGGGTGCTACCGGGACAGGTCAGTATTGCTGCTTTTTCGCCTCGATTAGATGAGCATGGTCACAGTGTTCGAGGTATCGATATTTTAGAGCGATTATCTCGTGACATGGGGCTACATCTCATGGAAGGTACGCCTTCTGCACAAACGATTGTACAAAGTCATTACCGTACTGGGAAAGACGCATCATTGAGTGTGTATGTGCTTCGAGGTGTATTGAAATTTACCGAAGCTGAAATGTTGTTGCGTATTTTGCAAGACGAGACAACTGACCAAAGCACAATCGTGATTGATTTAACCCAGATTTCACTTATCCACGATGTGGGTAAACGTATGTTTTTAGAAGGGGTAGATCGTCTCATTGATGATGGTCATACCCTTGTTTTGGTTGATCCTGAACAGCGCCTAGATCATGCGAGAACCGCTAAAGATCGAGAACTTCATGTTTATCATGATTTCGATGATTTATTAGAAAAGCATGAGATCCGCTCTAAAAAAAAGACTTATAGCGACATCGCGGCACTTCTAAATTGTTGA
- the proP gene encoding MFS transporter, with the protein MDQELTLQDANYLNKEDKRTLALSSLGGALEFYDFVIYVFYAKIISDLFFPSTLSPFWAMLNTYGIFAAGYFFRPLGGVVMAHFGDLVGRKKLFSLSILLMALPTLFIGILPTFENIGYLAPLLLLLMRVVQGIAIGGEIPAAWTFVSEHVPERKIGLANGLLTAGLSLGILLGALMSLWISLNFSEGQIHDWAWRIPFIAGGIFGLVALYLRTYLKETPVFKAMQARKEISKEMPVKQVLKTHKTAVAIGMLFTWFLTGCVVVVILAMPNLLTGTFGFERAQTFEMQSAAIIMQMVGCILAGYFADRFGCGKVMMVGALAVALTAAVFYNSLGHAAHSTIFGLYMLLGLCSGTVGMVSSSMVKMFPAPVRFSGISFSYNLSYAIVGGMTLPLVHWLSQYSDIGAMYYIFALTILAFVTAFVFWNKFEKNRY; encoded by the coding sequence ATGGATCAGGAATTAACTTTGCAGGATGCGAACTATCTTAATAAAGAAGATAAACGAACCCTCGCCCTTTCTTCATTGGGTGGAGCTTTAGAGTTTTATGATTTTGTGATTTATGTGTTTTACGCCAAAATCATTTCCGACCTCTTTTTCCCCAGCACACTTAGTCCGTTTTGGGCCATGCTTAATACTTACGGTATTTTTGCGGCAGGTTATTTTTTTAGGCCCTTAGGCGGGGTCGTCATGGCCCATTTTGGTGACTTGGTCGGGCGCAAAAAGTTATTTTCACTTTCTATTTTACTGATGGCACTGCCTACCCTGTTTATCGGGATTTTGCCTACCTTTGAAAATATCGGATATTTGGCACCACTACTTTTATTGCTTATGCGTGTGGTGCAAGGGATTGCAATCGGGGGGGAAATTCCAGCCGCGTGGACATTTGTGTCTGAACATGTACCTGAAAGAAAAATTGGACTGGCAAATGGTTTACTCACCGCTGGTCTGTCTTTAGGAATTTTACTAGGCGCGCTCATGTCTTTATGGATTTCGCTGAATTTTAGTGAAGGGCAAATCCATGACTGGGCATGGCGTATTCCTTTCATTGCAGGTGGTATTTTTGGTCTGGTTGCACTTTATTTACGGACTTATTTAAAGGAAACCCCTGTCTTTAAAGCCATGCAGGCCCGTAAAGAAATTTCAAAAGAAATGCCTGTAAAGCAAGTGTTAAAAACGCATAAAACAGCCGTTGCGATTGGCATGTTATTTACATGGTTTTTAACAGGCTGTGTGGTGGTGGTGATTTTAGCCATGCCAAATTTATTAACTGGTACGTTTGGCTTTGAGCGCGCACAGACTTTTGAAATGCAAAGTGCAGCTATTATCATGCAAATGGTCGGCTGTATTTTGGCAGGCTATTTTGCTGACCGTTTTGGCTGTGGCAAAGTCATGATGGTCGGTGCGCTTGCTGTGGCACTTACAGCAGCAGTTTTTTACAACAGTTTGGGTCATGCCGCACATTCAACTATTTTTGGTTTATATATGTTGTTGGGTCTATGCTCTGGTACTGTCGGCATGGTGTCGAGCAGTATGGTCAAAATGTTCCCCGCGCCTGTGCGTTTCTCGGGTATTTCATTTTCTTATAATTTGTCTTATGCGATTGTTGGCGGTATGACTCTGCCTTTAGTGCATTGGCTCAGTCAATATAGTGATATTGGTGCGATGTATTATATTTTCGCGCTAACCATTTTAGCCTTTGTGACTGCCTTTGTATTTTGGAATAAGTTTGAAAAAAACAGGTATTAA
- a CDS encoding cupin domain-containing protein yields the protein MTTQQFESWAQPEGTSLEDWLNTRIARFETRKYDFDALKFQADYDPKYRRAQMRYMGTGATGVANDGNTVPAENFTFSTMVLPPQCEGPLHIHHDVEEVFFMLRGEIDLFIEHNGEKFETRLKERDLISIPPGIYRGLFNPGQEDALMCVMLGTGKPTIPNYPPEHPLAQIKR from the coding sequence ATGACTACACAACAATTCGAATCATGGGCACAACCAGAAGGTACTTCTTTAGAAGATTGGTTAAACACGCGTATTGCTCGCTTTGAGACACGTAAATATGACTTCGATGCTTTGAAGTTCCAAGCAGATTACGACCCGAAATATCGCCGTGCACAAATGCGTTACATGGGTACGGGTGCAACAGGCGTTGCAAATGACGGTAACACCGTGCCAGCAGAAAACTTCACATTTTCAACCATGGTTCTGCCACCACAGTGTGAAGGTCCTTTGCACATTCACCACGATGTTGAAGAAGTATTCTTTATGCTTCGCGGCGAAATTGATTTGTTCATTGAGCACAACGGCGAAAAATTTGAAACCCGTTTAAAAGAGCGTGACCTGATTTCAATTCCACCGGGAATCTACCGAGGTCTATTTAACCCAGGTCAAGAAGATGCCTTGATGTGTGTGATGTTGGGAACAGGTAAACCAACCATTCCGAACTATCCACCAGAGCATCCATTGGCTCAAATCAAACGTTAA
- a CDS encoding thiamine pyrophosphate-binding protein produces MTERVNVGEAIARVLEAHQVDSIYGVISIHNLPIADAVGRREKMRFVAARGEAGAVTMADAHSRFKGLGVALTSTGAGAGNAVGSLIEAMNAGSPVLHLTGQVEREYLDRDASFIHETKDQLTFLRASSKAAFRITSPDNAVGVIREAIRVATTVPMGPVSVELPIDVQAAEIDLPLNLGPVKALELPQAEQAEIDLLVSEIKKAKRPIFWIGGGTLNSVAEVKAIADLGIPVVSSTHARGVLADDHPRSLGAFHNSAGVEQLLKDADLMVVVGSRLRSNETKTYSVEFPENIIQVDANPVAQQRNYKIRNFICGDAKDVLTRVLEQLQGTSKIDADYDAAVVAAKQAAIDALRKQIDQYALICDHLRAALPQDGIFVRDITMSGSTWGSRLFPVQAPNQNIHSLAGAIGLGLATAIGASVANPDKKVIGLVGDGGLMLGIGEIATMVQENTNMVLMIMNDGGYGVMRGIQNNYFGGRQYFNELHTPDYKLLGESMGVKSWKVGSADEFKTVIQEAVAFEGPTVIELDMNSIGPLNFAGPPQKKLY; encoded by the coding sequence ATGACTGAACGTGTAAATGTAGGCGAAGCAATCGCAAGAGTTTTAGAAGCGCACCAAGTTGATAGTATTTATGGTGTTATTTCCATCCACAATTTACCTATTGCCGATGCGGTAGGGCGCCGTGAAAAAATGCGCTTTGTTGCAGCACGTGGTGAAGCTGGCGCAGTCACCATGGCAGATGCACACTCACGCTTTAAAGGTCTAGGTGTAGCGTTGACCAGTACAGGTGCTGGGGCAGGTAATGCAGTAGGTTCACTCATTGAAGCAATGAATGCGGGTAGCCCTGTATTGCATTTAACGGGTCAAGTTGAGCGTGAGTATCTCGACCGTGATGCGAGTTTCATTCATGAAACCAAAGACCAACTTACATTCTTGCGTGCATCAAGCAAAGCGGCGTTCCGTATTACCAGTCCAGACAATGCTGTTGGTGTAATACGTGAAGCCATCCGTGTAGCAACCACAGTTCCAATGGGACCAGTTAGTGTTGAGTTACCAATTGATGTACAAGCAGCAGAAATTGATTTGCCACTTAACTTAGGGCCAGTGAAAGCACTTGAGTTGCCACAGGCAGAGCAAGCTGAAATTGATCTTCTTGTAAGCGAAATCAAAAAAGCAAAACGCCCGATTTTCTGGATTGGTGGTGGAACTTTAAATAGCGTTGCTGAAGTGAAAGCAATTGCAGATTTAGGTATTCCGGTTGTTTCATCGACTCATGCTCGTGGGGTGTTGGCAGATGACCATCCACGTAGCTTAGGTGCTTTCCATAACTCGGCAGGTGTTGAGCAGTTATTAAAAGATGCCGACCTGATGGTGGTAGTGGGTTCTCGTTTACGTAGTAATGAAACCAAAACTTATTCGGTTGAATTTCCTGAAAACATTATTCAGGTAGATGCAAACCCAGTGGCTCAGCAACGTAATTACAAAATTCGCAACTTCATTTGTGGCGATGCCAAAGATGTCTTAACACGTGTGTTAGAGCAACTTCAAGGGACTTCAAAAATCGATGCCGATTACGATGCTGCTGTAGTGGCTGCTAAACAGGCTGCAATTGATGCACTTCGTAAACAAATCGATCAGTACGCTTTAATTTGTGATCACTTACGTGCAGCTTTACCTCAAGACGGCATTTTTGTACGTGACATCACTATGTCGGGTAGTACATGGGGTAGTCGTTTATTCCCGGTACAAGCGCCAAACCAAAACATCCACTCACTTGCGGGTGCAATTGGTTTAGGCCTTGCAACAGCAATTGGTGCTTCGGTTGCTAACCCTGACAAAAAAGTGATTGGTCTAGTCGGCGATGGCGGCTTAATGCTTGGTATTGGTGAGATTGCAACTATGGTGCAAGAAAACACTAATATGGTCTTAATGATTATGAATGATGGTGGTTATGGTGTAATGCGTGGCATTCAAAATAACTACTTCGGTGGTCGTCAGTATTTCAATGAATTGCATACACCAGACTACAAACTCCTTGGCGAATCAATGGGTGTGAAAAGCTGGAAAGTCGGTAGTGCAGATGAGTTTAAAACGGTTATTCAAGAGGCTGTCGCTTTTGAAGGACCAACTGTAATCGAGCTCGATATGAACTCGATTGGACCATTAAACTTCGCGGGTCCACCGCAAAAGAAACTGTATTAA